A genomic window from Gossypium hirsutum isolate 1008001.06 chromosome D12, Gossypium_hirsutum_v2.1, whole genome shotgun sequence includes:
- the LOC107913434 gene encoding heavy metal-associated isoprenylated plant protein 7 encodes MGEEEKKPADEKKTEEQVSEKDGKKGDEEEVKQAEKPVEEKKAEESKEETPPPPPQEIILKVYMHCEGCARKVRRCLKGFQGVEDVMTDYKSNKVVVKGEKADPLKVLERVQRKSHRKVELLSPVPKPPSPEEKQPEEKEKPKPEAKIEKPAPITVVLKVHMHCEACAQEIKKRIQRMKGVESAEPDLKSSEVTVKGVFEPPKLVAYVYKRTGKHALIMKEEATETDKKEGEEKEKAKDGNKEEKKGEEKEGGEEVKKEAGGEEDNKDKKEEGDQSTEAKASAAEAAAEGAIEETKVAVEVKKNEYYYYPPRYATEFYAYPPQIFSDENPNACTVM; translated from the exons CAAGTATCTGAAAAAGATGGAAAGAAAGGAGATGAAGAGGAAGTAAAGCAGGCTGAGAAGCCAGTTGAGGAAAAGAAAGCTGAAGAATCCAAGGAAGAAACGCCGCCGCCTCCTCCGCAAGAGATTATCTTGAAGGTTTACATGCATTGTGAAGGGTGTGCACGGAAAGTTCGCCGGTGCCTCAAGGGCTTTCAAG GGGTCGAAGATGTAATGACTGATTACAAGAGTAATAAGGTTGTGGTGAAAGGAGAGAAAGCTGATCCTTTGAAAGTTCTTGAGAGAGTTCAAAGGAAGAGCCACCGGAAAGTGGAGCTTCTTTCACCGGTTCCGAAACCACCGTCGCCGGAGGAGAAACAGCCTGAAGAAAAAGAGAAACCTAAGCCTGAAGCGAAGATAGAAAAG CCGGCGCCGATCACGGTGGTGCTAAAAGTTCACATGCATTGTGAAGCTTGTGCTCAGGAAATAAAAAAACGTATTCAAAGAATGAAAG GGGTGGAATCAGCCGAACCAGATCTGAAGAGTTCAGAGGTGACGGTGAAAGGAGTGTTCGAACCACCGAAGCTGGTGGCGTACGTTTATAAGAGAACCGGGAAGCACGCGCTGATAATGAAGGAAGAGGCGACGGAGACCGACAAGaaagaaggagaagaaaaagaaaaggccAAAGATGgcaacaaggaagagaaaaaaggTGAGGAAAAAGAAGGCGGTGAGGAAGTAAAGAAAGAAGCCGGTGGTGAAGAAGACAACAAAGACAAAAAAGAGGAAGGTGATCAAAGCACGGAAGCCAAGGCATCTGCCGCAGAAGCGGCGGCTGAAGGTGCGATAGAGGAGACAAAAGTGGCGGTGGAAGTGAAGAAGAATGAGTACTATTACTACCCGCCAAGGTATGCCACAGAGTTTTACGCATATCCGCCTCAGATCTTCAGTGATGAGAACCCTAATGCCTGCACTGTAATGTAA